One genomic segment of Methanobacterium sp. Maddingley MBC34 includes these proteins:
- a CDS encoding 4Fe-4S protein (PFAM: 4Fe-4S binding domain), producing MPLVARIDKDYCIDCKLCDQACGNGAIDHDQKTERIEIDVGTIIVATGYDPYNPTEKKEYSYADAQN from the coding sequence GTGCCTCTGGTGGCCAGAATTGACAAAGATTACTGTATCGATTGTAAACTCTGTGATCAGGCCTGTGGTAACGGAGCAATTGACCACGACCAAAAAACAGAACGTATCGAAATCGACGTGGGTACCATCATCGTAGCTACCGGTTACGACCCATACAACCCAACTGAGAAGAAGGAATATTCCTACGCAGATGCTCAAAAC